Proteins from one Gossypium raimondii isolate GPD5lz chromosome 8, ASM2569854v1, whole genome shotgun sequence genomic window:
- the LOC105790780 gene encoding protein NETWORKED 3A, which yields MVQMMNKMEESSRWWWFDSHHDGSKRSQWLQSTLSELDSKTKAMLKLIEEDADSFAKRAEMYYKKRPELISLVEDFYRSHRLLAERYDQIKLDPGNRLVTTLGSPFSSMKYCHSEKAINLMDKLYDSSSETFESEDYAESEVDDPEHDETGEEVKDPKQEDKYEAGLVTKEGHVVKEDESSKVFGDELMKSREEIEKLKEENKVQKAQLIQKDEEKKEVIRQLSYAVQALKDENMELKKNMVKRPSPSKWSPFEFNKIKGGLFGMLLNGSPLSRSTIIAL from the exons ATGGTTCAAATGATGAACAAGATGGAGGAAAGTTCAAGATGGTGGTGGTTTGATAGTCACCACGACGGTTCAAAGCGCTCCCAATGGCTTCAATCCACTCTTTCTG aGCTGGACTCCAAGACCAAGGCAATGCTAAAATTGATTGAGGAAGATGCAGATTCCTTTGCAAAGCGTGCAGAAATGTATTACAAGAAACGTCCCGAGTTGATTAGCTTGGTTGAAGATTTCTACCGATCCCATCGTTTACTCGCTGAGCGGTATGATCAAATTAAGTTGGACCCTGGAAATCGCCTTGTAACAACATTGGGATCCCCGTTTTCTTCCATGAAGTACTGCCATTCAGAGAAGGCGATCAACTTGATGGATAAACTCTATGATAGCAGCTCCGAGACCTTTGAATCTGAAGACTATGCTGAATCAGAAGTTGATGACCCTGAACATGATGAAACTGGGGAGGAAGTTAAGGATCCCAAGCAGGAAGACAAATACGAAGCAGGTTTAGTAACTAAAGAAGGCCATGTTGTGAAGGAAGATGAATCGTCAAAGGTGTTCGGCGATGAATTGATGAAGTCAAGGGAAGAAATAGAGAAACTGAAAGAAGAGAACAAGGTTCAGAAGGCTCAATTAATTCagaaagatgaagagaagaaAGAGGTGATTAGACAACTCAGTTATGCTGTCCAAGCGCTCAAGGATGAGAACATGGAGCTGAAGAAGAATATGGTTAAAAGACCATCCCCCAGTAAATGGAGTCCCTTTGAATTCAACAAAATAAAGGGAGGACTATTTGGGATGTTGTTGAATGGATCCCCATTGTCTCGTTCTACTATCATTGCCCTGTAG
- the LOC105790778 gene encoding tubby-like F-box protein 3 isoform X3: MPFKSITHDVKGELGSISRKGKSRSLRVVQDSLVCINAFKQSCWATLPYELLRDVLMRIEASEVTWPTRKTVVSCAGVCRNWREIMKEIVKTPEISGKLTFPISLKQPGPRDSLLQCYIKRSCNNQTYYLYLGLYQSSNEDGKFLLAARKCRRPTCTDYIISLNADDVSKGSNTYIGKLRSNFLGTKFEIYDSQPPNVGAKVTKSCSTRLMYAKQISPRVPTGNYPIAHISYELNVLGSRGPRRMQCIMDAIPTSSSELEGVAPMQTEFLHSNLDTFPSLPFFRSKSTRTKSSQFGPLSSLRDGMLVLKNKAPRWHEQLQCWCLNFNGRVTVASVKNFQLVAFAKNVVVRQEQQENVILQFGKVGNDVFTMDYQYPISAFQAFAICLSSFDTKIACE, from the exons ATGCCGTTTAAGAGCATTACCCATGACGTGAAAGGGGAGTTAGGGAGTATATCTAGAAAAGGTAAATCAAGGTCGCTTAGGGTAGTTCAAGATAGCTTAGTTTGCATCAATGCATTCAAGCAGAGTTGTTGGGCGACCCTTCCATACGAGCTTTTAAGGGATGTGTTGATGAGAATAGAAGCGTCGGAGGTTACTTGGCCTACAAGAAAAACAGTGGTTTCTTGTGCCGGTGTGTGTAGGAATTGGAGAGAGATTATGAAGGAAATTGTAAAAACCCCAGAAATCTCCGGCAAATTGACATTCCCAATATCATTGAAGCAG CCTGGTCCAAGGGACTCCCTTCTTCAATGTTACATAAAACGCAGTTGTAACAACCAAACATATTATCTTTACCTTGGCCTGTACCAAT CTTCAAATGAGGATGGAAAGTTCCTTCTTGCTGCAAGGAAGTGTCGTCGGCCTACTTGTACGGATTATATCATCTCATTGAATGCTGATGATGTGTCAAAAGGTAGCAATACCTACATTGGAAAATTGAG ATCAAACTTTTTGGGGACCAAATTTGAAATCTATGATTCACAACCCCCAAATGTTGGGGCCAAAGTTACAAAAAGTTGCTCCACTAGGTTAATGTATGCAAAACAAATTTCTCCTCGGGTACCGACTGGTAACTATCCCATAGCCCACATTTCATATGAGTTGAATGTCCTAGGTTCTAG AGGTCCAAGGAGAATGCAATGCATCATGGATGCCATTCCAACCTCTTCTAGTGAGCTCGAAGGTGTTGCTCCCATGCAGACCGAATTCCTACATAGTAATCTGGATACCTTTCCATCACTACCTTTCTTTAGATCAAAATCAACTCGTACCAAGAGTTCCCAGTTTGGACCTTTATCTAGCTTGAGAGATGGAATGTTGGTTTTGAAGAATAAGGCACCAAGGTGGCACGAACAACTCCAATGCTGGTGTCTTAACTTCAATGGACGGGTAACAGTTGCTTCCGTTAAAAACTTCCAGTTGGTTGCTTTTGCGAAGAATGTGGTTGTTAGGCAAGAGCAGCAAGAGAATGTCATCCTCCAATTTGGGAAAGTTGGGAATGATGTATTCACTATGGATTACCAGTATCCAATCTCGGCTTTTCAGGCGTTTGCGATATGTCTTAGTAGCTTTGATACTAAGATAGCTTGTGAATGA
- the LOC105790778 gene encoding tubby-like F-box protein 3 isoform X1 gives MPFKSITHDVKGELGSISRKGKSRSLRVVQDSLVCINAFKQSCWATLPYELLRDVLMRIEASEVTWPTRKTVVSCAGVCRNWREIMKEIVKTPEISGKLTFPISLKQPGPRDSLLQCYIKRSCNNQTYYLYLGLYQCAASNEDGKFLLAARKCRRPTCTDYIISLNADDVSKGSNTYIGKLRSNFLGTKFEIYDSQPPNVGAKVTKSCSTRLMYAKQISPRVPTGNYPIAHISYELNVLGSRGPRRMQCIMDAIPTSSSELEGVAPMQTEFLHSNLDTFPSLPFFRSKSTRTKSSQFGPLSSLRDGMLVLKNKAPRWHEQLQCWCLNFNGRVTVASVKNFQLVAFAKNVVVRQEQQENVILQFGKVGNDVFTMDYQYPISAFQAFAICLSSFDTKIACE, from the exons ATGCCGTTTAAGAGCATTACCCATGACGTGAAAGGGGAGTTAGGGAGTATATCTAGAAAAGGTAAATCAAGGTCGCTTAGGGTAGTTCAAGATAGCTTAGTTTGCATCAATGCATTCAAGCAGAGTTGTTGGGCGACCCTTCCATACGAGCTTTTAAGGGATGTGTTGATGAGAATAGAAGCGTCGGAGGTTACTTGGCCTACAAGAAAAACAGTGGTTTCTTGTGCCGGTGTGTGTAGGAATTGGAGAGAGATTATGAAGGAAATTGTAAAAACCCCAGAAATCTCCGGCAAATTGACATTCCCAATATCATTGAAGCAG CCTGGTCCAAGGGACTCCCTTCTTCAATGTTACATAAAACGCAGTTGTAACAACCAAACATATTATCTTTACCTTGGCCTGTACCAATGT GCAGCTTCAAATGAGGATGGAAAGTTCCTTCTTGCTGCAAGGAAGTGTCGTCGGCCTACTTGTACGGATTATATCATCTCATTGAATGCTGATGATGTGTCAAAAGGTAGCAATACCTACATTGGAAAATTGAG ATCAAACTTTTTGGGGACCAAATTTGAAATCTATGATTCACAACCCCCAAATGTTGGGGCCAAAGTTACAAAAAGTTGCTCCACTAGGTTAATGTATGCAAAACAAATTTCTCCTCGGGTACCGACTGGTAACTATCCCATAGCCCACATTTCATATGAGTTGAATGTCCTAGGTTCTAG AGGTCCAAGGAGAATGCAATGCATCATGGATGCCATTCCAACCTCTTCTAGTGAGCTCGAAGGTGTTGCTCCCATGCAGACCGAATTCCTACATAGTAATCTGGATACCTTTCCATCACTACCTTTCTTTAGATCAAAATCAACTCGTACCAAGAGTTCCCAGTTTGGACCTTTATCTAGCTTGAGAGATGGAATGTTGGTTTTGAAGAATAAGGCACCAAGGTGGCACGAACAACTCCAATGCTGGTGTCTTAACTTCAATGGACGGGTAACAGTTGCTTCCGTTAAAAACTTCCAGTTGGTTGCTTTTGCGAAGAATGTGGTTGTTAGGCAAGAGCAGCAAGAGAATGTCATCCTCCAATTTGGGAAAGTTGGGAATGATGTATTCACTATGGATTACCAGTATCCAATCTCGGCTTTTCAGGCGTTTGCGATATGTCTTAGTAGCTTTGATACTAAGATAGCTTGTGAATGA
- the LOC105790778 gene encoding tubby-like F-box protein 3 isoform X2 has product MPFKSITHDVKGELGSISRKGKSRSLRVVQDSLVCINAFKQSCWATLPYELLRDVLMRIEASEVTWPTRKTVVSCAGVCRNWREIMKEIVKTPEISGKLTFPISLKQPGPRDSLLQCYIKRSCNNQTYYLYLCMFLAASNEDGKFLLAARKCRRPTCTDYIISLNADDVSKGSNTYIGKLRSNFLGTKFEIYDSQPPNVGAKVTKSCSTRLMYAKQISPRVPTGNYPIAHISYELNVLGSRGPRRMQCIMDAIPTSSSELEGVAPMQTEFLHSNLDTFPSLPFFRSKSTRTKSSQFGPLSSLRDGMLVLKNKAPRWHEQLQCWCLNFNGRVTVASVKNFQLVAFAKNVVVRQEQQENVILQFGKVGNDVFTMDYQYPISAFQAFAICLSSFDTKIACE; this is encoded by the exons ATGCCGTTTAAGAGCATTACCCATGACGTGAAAGGGGAGTTAGGGAGTATATCTAGAAAAGGTAAATCAAGGTCGCTTAGGGTAGTTCAAGATAGCTTAGTTTGCATCAATGCATTCAAGCAGAGTTGTTGGGCGACCCTTCCATACGAGCTTTTAAGGGATGTGTTGATGAGAATAGAAGCGTCGGAGGTTACTTGGCCTACAAGAAAAACAGTGGTTTCTTGTGCCGGTGTGTGTAGGAATTGGAGAGAGATTATGAAGGAAATTGTAAAAACCCCAGAAATCTCCGGCAAATTGACATTCCCAATATCATTGAAGCAG CCTGGTCCAAGGGACTCCCTTCTTCAATGTTACATAAAACGCAGTTGTAACAACCAAACATATTATCTTTACCT gtGTATGTTTTTGGCAGCTTCAAATGAGGATGGAAAGTTCCTTCTTGCTGCAAGGAAGTGTCGTCGGCCTACTTGTACGGATTATATCATCTCATTGAATGCTGATGATGTGTCAAAAGGTAGCAATACCTACATTGGAAAATTGAG ATCAAACTTTTTGGGGACCAAATTTGAAATCTATGATTCACAACCCCCAAATGTTGGGGCCAAAGTTACAAAAAGTTGCTCCACTAGGTTAATGTATGCAAAACAAATTTCTCCTCGGGTACCGACTGGTAACTATCCCATAGCCCACATTTCATATGAGTTGAATGTCCTAGGTTCTAG AGGTCCAAGGAGAATGCAATGCATCATGGATGCCATTCCAACCTCTTCTAGTGAGCTCGAAGGTGTTGCTCCCATGCAGACCGAATTCCTACATAGTAATCTGGATACCTTTCCATCACTACCTTTCTTTAGATCAAAATCAACTCGTACCAAGAGTTCCCAGTTTGGACCTTTATCTAGCTTGAGAGATGGAATGTTGGTTTTGAAGAATAAGGCACCAAGGTGGCACGAACAACTCCAATGCTGGTGTCTTAACTTCAATGGACGGGTAACAGTTGCTTCCGTTAAAAACTTCCAGTTGGTTGCTTTTGCGAAGAATGTGGTTGTTAGGCAAGAGCAGCAAGAGAATGTCATCCTCCAATTTGGGAAAGTTGGGAATGATGTATTCACTATGGATTACCAGTATCCAATCTCGGCTTTTCAGGCGTTTGCGATATGTCTTAGTAGCTTTGATACTAAGATAGCTTGTGAATGA